A genome region from Chelonia mydas isolate rCheMyd1 chromosome 24, rCheMyd1.pri.v2, whole genome shotgun sequence includes the following:
- the LOC102946201 gene encoding LOW QUALITY PROTEIN: dual specificity tyrosine-phosphorylation-regulated kinase 1B (The sequence of the model RefSeq protein was modified relative to this genomic sequence to represent the inferred CDS: inserted 1 base in 1 codon), whose product MRGAPAAAAVCCGRHFLLHYWEIPGRAQEPPDRTGTRRRGAPPAAGRDRDPPPPAQGRXRPRPSARAAAAGGSSSSSAGCQLLPASQPASLGVSLATEPNMSSQHGHAPFSSIQSMADHPQTLPELSVLQRRIPLTFRESATAPLRKLSVDLIKTYKHINEVYYAKKKRRAQQVPPEDSSTKKERKVYNEGYDDDNYDYIVKSGERWLERYEIDSLIGKGSFGQVVKAYDHHDQEWVAIKIIKNKKAFLNQAQIELRLLELMNQHDTEMKYYIVHLKRHFMFRSHLCLVFELLSYNLYDLLRNTNFRGVSLNLTRKFAQQLCTALLFLATPELSIIHCDLKPENILLCNPKRSAIKIVDFGSSCQLGQRIYQYIQSRFYRSPEVLLGMPYDLAIDMWSLGCILVEMHTGEPLFSGSNEADQMNRIVEVLGLPPPHMLEQAPKARKYFDKLPEGGWALKKNKEVKKEYKVPGTRRLHEVLGVESGGPGGRRAGEQGHSPSDYLKFKDLVLRMLDYEPRSRITPFYALQHNFFKKTSDEGTNTSNSNSTSPAMEHSHSTSTTSSVSSSGGSSGSSNDNRNYRYSNRYYASTVAAHTDCEMQSPQAPPQQQQPRLWAGGDVPAPPSDGYPPILPHKPTPSQPAAPHFHGAGPHPLFQPAGRTHYHRPPVSPHGPECMELGPGPRHLDCAPFGSSAFRTRAAVGGRAGEGGLPLAYPPHLRSRAEPEDSAPMLGVCVPQSTAASS is encoded by the exons gtggcagcagcagcagcagcgcaggatGCCAGCTGCTGCCCGCCAGCCAGCCTGCCTCTCTGGGCGTCTCGCTTGCCACTGAGCCAAACATGTCGAGCCAGCACGGTCATGCCCCCTTCTCCAGCATCCAGTCCATGGCTGACCACCCGCAG ACCCTGCCAGAGCTGAGCGTCCTGCAGCGGCGAATCCCCCTGACCTTCCGCGAATCGGCCACTGCACCGCTGCGCAAGCTCTCCGTCGACCTCATCAAAACATACAAGCACATCAACGAG GTGTACTATGCCAAGAAGAAGCGGCGGGCGCAGCAGGTGCCCCCTGAGGACTCGAGCACCAAGAAGGAGCGCAAGGTGTACAACGAAGGCTACGACGACGACAACTACGACTACATCGTCAAGAGCGGGGAGCGCTGGCTGGAGCGCTACGAGATCGACTCGCTCATCGGCAagggctcttttggccag GTGGTGAAGGCGTACGACCACCACGACCAGGAGTGGGTGGCCATTAAGATCATCAAGAACAAGAAGGCGTTTCTGAACCAGGCCCAGATCGAGCTGCGGCTGCTGGAGCTCATGAACCAGCATGACACCGAGATGAAGTACTACATTG tgCACCTGAAGCGCCATTTCATGTTCCGGAGCCACCTGTGCCTGGTGTTCGAGCTGCTCTCCTACAACCTGTACGACCTTCTGCGTAACACCAACTTCCGCGGCGTCTCGCTCAACCTCACCCGCAAGTTCGCCCAGCAGCTGTGCACGGCGCTGCTCTTCCTGGCCACCCCCGAGCTCAGCATCATCCACTGCGACCTCAAGCCCGAGAACATCCTACTCTGCAACCCCAAGCGCAGCGCCATCAAGATCGTCGACTTCGgcagctcctgccagctgggccaGCGG ATCTACCAGTACATCCAGAGCCGCTTCTACCGCTCACCAGAGGTGCTGCTGGGCATGCCCTATGACCTGGCCATCGACATGTGGTCTCTGGGCTGCATCCTGGTGGAGATGCACACGGGGGAGCCTCTCTTCAGCGGCTCCAATGAg GCAGACCAGATGAACAGGAttgtggaggtgctggggctgccgCCCCCACACATGCTGGAGCAGGCGCCGAAGGCCCGGAAATATTTCGACAAGCTGCCCGAGGGGGGCTGGGCCCTCAAGAAGAACAAGGAGGTCAAAAAG GAATACAAGGTGCCGGGCACACGGCGGCTGcacgaggtgctgggggtggagagCGGGGGACCCGGGGGGCGCCGGGCGGGCGAGCAAGGCCACTCGCCCTCGGACTACCTGAAGTTCAAGGACCTGGTGCTGCGCATGCTGGACTACGAGCCGCGCAGCCGCATCACGCCCTTCTACGCCCTGCAGCACAACTTCTTCAAGAAGACCAGCGATGAGGGCACCAACACCAGCAACAGCAACTCCACCAGCCCGGCCATGGAGCACAGCCACAGCACCAGTACCACCAGCTCCGTCTCCAGCTCGG GCGGTTCCAGCGGCTCTTCCAATGACAACCGCAACTACCGCTACAGCAACCGCTACTACGCCAGCACGGTCGCCGCCCACACCGACTGCGAGATGCAGAGCCCCCAG gctcctccccagcagcagcagccgcgcctctgggctggaggggatgTCCCGGCGCCGCCCAGCGATGGCTACCCGCCGATCTTACCTCACAAGCCCACGCCCAGCCAGCCGGCGGCACCGCACTTCCATGGGGCGGGCCCGCACCCGCTCTTCCAGCCGGCCGGGCGCACCCACTACCACCGCCCGCCCGTCTCGCCCCACGGCCCCGAGTGCATGGAGCTGGGCCCGGGCCCCCGGCACCTGGACTGCGCCCCTTTTGGCTCGTCGGCGTTCCGGACTAGAGCGGcggtgggggggcgggcgggcgagGGGGGGCTGCCGCTGGCCTACCCCCCCCACCTGCGCAGCCGGGCGGAGCCCGAGGACTCGGCGCCCATGCTGGGCGTGTGCGTCCCGCAGAGCACGGCAGCCAGCTCTTGA